In Arvicanthis niloticus isolate mArvNil1 chromosome 10, mArvNil1.pat.X, whole genome shotgun sequence, a single genomic region encodes these proteins:
- the LOC143443768 gene encoding uncharacterized protein LOC143443768, with protein sequence MLENYNNLVSVGVTLSKPEVIICLEEQKEPWIVDREKTEGREPGDKPYKCKECGKSFTCFSRLKVHHRNHTEDKPYKCNKCGKSYTQSSDLKIHYRIHTGDKPYKCNKCGKSFTQSSQLHAHYRIHTGEKPYKCHECGKSFTYSSNLRVHQRIHTGDKPYKCTECGKSFNCSSNLKVHHSIHTGDKPYKCSECGKSFAHSSSLRNHHRIQTGDKLYKCKKCGKSFTQSSKLHVHYRIHTGDKPYKCTECGKSFTSSSYLKVHHSIHTRDKSYKCTECGKSFAHSSSLRIHHRIHTGDKPYKCNKCGKSFTQSSHLQTHYRIHTGEKPYKCTECGRSFKQSSDLKIHYRIHTGDKPYKCNKCGKSFTQSSQLQAHYRIHTGDKPYKCTECGKSFTRSSNLKVHHSIHTGDKPYKCSECGKSFAHSSSLRNHHRIHTRRQALQM encoded by the exons atgttggagaattacaacaacctggtttctgtgg GTGTTACACTTTCAAAACCAGAGGTAATCATCTGTCTTGAAGAACAAAAAGAGCCCTGGATTGTTGAtcgagagaaaacagaaggaagagaaccaG gagacaaaccttacaaatgtaaagaatgtgggaaatctttcaCCTGTTTCTCAAGgcttaaagttcaccacagaaaccatACTgaagacaaaccttacaaatgtaataagtgtGGTAAATCATATACACAGTCCTCAGATCTTAAAAttcactacagaatccatactggagacaaaccttacaaatgtaataagtgtggtaaatcatttacacaGTCCTCACAACTTCATGCtcactacagaatccatactggtgagaaaccttacaaatgtcatgaatgtgggaaatcctttACCTATTCCTCAAATCTTAGAGTTCACCagagaatccatacaggagacaaaccttacaaatgtactgAATGTGGGAAGTCTTTCAACTGTTCTTCAAatcttaaagttcaccacagcatccatactggagacaaaccttacaaatgcagtGAATGTGGAAAATCTTTCGCCCATTCCTCAAGTCTTAGAAATCACCACAGAATCCAAACAGGAGACAAGCTTTACAAATGTAAGaagtgtggtaaatcatttacacaGTCCTCAAAACTTcatgttcactacagaatccatactggagacaaaccttacaaatgtactgAATGTGGGAAGTCTTTCACCAGTTCTTCATatcttaaagttcaccacagcaTCCATACTAGAGACAAATCTTACAAATGTACTGAATGTGGAAAATCTTTCGCCCATTCGTCAAGTCTTAGAattcaccacagaatccatacaggagacaaaccttacaaatgtaataagtgtggtaaatcatttacacaGTCCTCACATCTTCAGACTCACTATAGAAttcatactggtgagaaaccttacaaatgtactgAATGTGGAAGATCCTTCAAACAGTCCTCAGATCTTAAAAttcactacagaatccatactggagacaaaccttacaaatgtaataagtgtggtaaatcatttacacaGTCCTCACAACTTCAGGCTCACTatagaattcatactggagacaaaccttacaaatgtactgAATGTGGGAAGTCTTTCACCCGCTCCTCAAatcttaaagttcaccacagcatccatactggagacaaaccttacaaatgcagtGAATGTGGAAAATCTTTCGCCCATTCCTCAAGTCTTAGAaatcaccacagaatccataccAGGAGACAAGCTttacaaatgtaa